In Variovorax paradoxus, a single genomic region encodes these proteins:
- a CDS encoding TMEM175 family protein, with translation MYPKNRLDALTDGIFAVAMTILVLDLRIPDETAVGASEASFYQALLALSPKFVPYLLSFYVLGASWLSLIKARSRGESVGAGYAKWSLFYLLFVTLLPFSTVLMGRFTSHTVATAIYAVNIGIMAATAFLLMSLLPDPVKDAHWVDRRISLLVLLASCVLTIVLSFFSPGKALFAFLLNGLAGTLVRLYLRRVPTPG, from the coding sequence ATGTACCCCAAGAACCGCCTCGACGCGCTGACCGACGGCATCTTCGCCGTGGCCATGACCATCCTCGTGCTCGACCTGCGGATCCCCGACGAAACCGCCGTGGGAGCGAGCGAGGCGTCGTTCTACCAGGCCCTGCTGGCGCTGAGCCCCAAGTTCGTTCCGTACCTGCTGAGCTTCTACGTGCTGGGCGCGAGCTGGCTGTCGCTGATCAAGGCCCGCTCGCGCGGCGAATCGGTGGGCGCGGGCTACGCGAAGTGGAGCCTGTTCTATCTGCTGTTCGTGACGCTGCTGCCGTTCTCCACCGTGCTCATGGGCCGCTTCACTTCGCACACGGTGGCAACGGCCATCTACGCGGTGAACATCGGCATCATGGCCGCCACGGCCTTCCTGCTGATGTCGCTCCTGCCGGACCCGGTAAAGGACGCGCACTGGGTGGACCGGCGCATTTCGCTGCTGGTGCTGCTGGCGTCCTGCGTGCTGACGATCGTGCTGAGCTTCTTCAGCCCCGGCAAGGCGCTGTTCGCGTTCCTGCTGAACGGCTTGGCGGGTACGCTGGTGCGGCTTTACCTGCGGCGCGTGCCTACGCCGGGCTGA
- a CDS encoding YceH family protein, with protein sequence MSTPLPVLSLLETRVLGVLAEKQRTVPDSYPLTLNSLVSGCNQKTSRNPVLELTESQVQAAIDSLKGYSLVAETSGGRAYRYEHNIDRVLRIPSQSVILLTVLMLRGPQTAGELRIACDRMHNFADISSVEGFLNELAERPAGALVVKLARLPGARESRWAHLLSGAPAEEVAGPGSASSDAAYAPHDVSLGEVAALKANVARLETEVASLKALLGRVCSELGISETN encoded by the coding sequence ATGTCCACTCCGTTGCCCGTCCTGTCCCTCCTCGAAACCCGTGTGCTCGGCGTGCTGGCCGAGAAGCAGCGCACCGTGCCCGACAGCTACCCGCTCACGCTCAACTCGCTGGTGTCGGGCTGCAACCAGAAGACGAGCCGCAACCCGGTGCTCGAACTCACCGAGTCGCAGGTGCAGGCCGCCATCGACAGCCTGAAGGGCTACAGCCTCGTCGCCGAGACCAGCGGCGGGCGCGCCTACCGTTACGAGCACAACATCGACCGCGTGCTGCGCATTCCGTCGCAGTCGGTGATCCTGCTGACCGTGCTGATGCTGCGCGGCCCGCAGACGGCGGGCGAGCTGCGCATCGCTTGCGACCGCATGCACAACTTTGCCGACATCTCATCGGTCGAGGGTTTCCTCAACGAACTGGCGGAACGCCCGGCCGGCGCGCTGGTCGTCAAGCTGGCGCGACTGCCCGGCGCGCGCGAAAGCCGCTGGGCGCACCTTCTGAGCGGCGCGCCGGCGGAAGAAGTCGCGGGACCGGGGAGCGCGTCGTCCGACGCGGCCTATGCGCCGCACGACGTGTCGCTGGGCGAGGTCGCCGCGCTCAAGGCCAACGTGGCGCGGCTCGAAACCGAGGTGGCCTCGCTCAAGGCGCTGCTCGGGCGCGTGTGCTCCGAGCTGGGCATTTCCGAAACGAACTGA
- a CDS encoding isocitrate/isopropylmalate dehydrogenase family protein gives MTSPRIPATLIPGDGIGPEIVDATLAAFDALGAPFEWDRQIAGLGGVVAAGDPLPLATLDSIRRTRLALKGPLETPSGGGYRSSNVRLREEFQLYANLRPALTIIPGGRFDKIDLVVVRENLEGLYIGHEHYVPIDGDPHAVAMATGINTRQGSRRLLEYAFETAVATGRKKVTIVHKANIMKALTGIFLETGLDLYEKKYKGKFELDTVIIDACAMKLVLNPWQFDMLVTTNLFGDILSDLVAGLVGGLGMAPGANIGADAAIFEAVHGSAPDIAGKGIANPTALLLAAALMLDHVRLPELATRLRTAIDQTLNIDKVRTGDLGGTAGTEAFTKALVSRINGG, from the coding sequence ATGACCTCCCCTCGCATTCCCGCAACCCTGATTCCCGGCGACGGCATCGGCCCCGAAATCGTCGACGCCACGCTGGCCGCGTTCGATGCGCTGGGCGCGCCCTTCGAGTGGGACCGCCAGATCGCCGGCCTGGGCGGCGTGGTGGCCGCGGGCGATCCGCTGCCTCTGGCCACGCTGGACAGCATCCGCCGCACCCGCCTCGCGCTGAAGGGGCCCCTGGAAACGCCGTCGGGCGGCGGCTACCGCTCGTCGAACGTGCGGCTGCGCGAAGAATTCCAGCTGTACGCCAACCTGCGTCCCGCGCTCACCATCATTCCGGGCGGCCGCTTCGACAAGATCGACCTGGTGGTCGTGCGCGAGAACCTCGAGGGCCTGTACATCGGCCACGAGCACTACGTGCCCATCGACGGAGACCCGCATGCCGTGGCCATGGCCACCGGCATCAACACCCGCCAGGGCAGCCGCCGCCTGCTGGAGTACGCCTTCGAGACGGCCGTGGCCACGGGCCGCAAGAAGGTCACGATCGTGCACAAGGCCAACATCATGAAGGCGCTCACGGGCATCTTCCTGGAGACCGGCCTGGACCTGTACGAGAAGAAGTACAAGGGCAAGTTCGAGCTCGACACGGTCATCATCGACGCCTGCGCCATGAAGCTGGTGCTGAACCCCTGGCAGTTCGACATGCTGGTCACGACCAACCTGTTCGGCGACATCCTGTCCGACCTGGTGGCCGGCCTCGTCGGCGGCCTGGGCATGGCGCCCGGCGCCAACATCGGTGCCGACGCCGCGATCTTCGAAGCGGTGCACGGCTCCGCGCCCGACATCGCCGGAAAGGGCATCGCCAACCCGACCGCGCTGCTGCTGGCCGCCGCGCTCATGCTCGACCACGTCAGGCTGCCGGAGCTGGCCACGCGCCTGCGCACCGCCATCGACCAGACGCTGAACATCGACAAGGTGCGCACCGGCGACCTGGGCGGCACGGCGGGCACCGAGGCCTTCACCAAGGCGCTGGTCAGCCGCATCAACGGCGGTTGA
- the metG gene encoding methionine--tRNA ligase: protein MSAPRKLFVTTALPYANGKFHIGHMMEYIQADIWVRNQRMNGADVNFVCADDAHGAAITIAADKAGVTPQAFVAEIAAGRKPYLDGYHIAFDNWHSTDAPENHQLAQDIYRDLRANGLIATKSVEQFYDPQKGMFLADRFIKGECPNCHSKDQYGDNCEVCGAVYAPTELINPYSALSGAKPELRSSEHFFFKLSDPRCEAYLKEWTAAPGHVQPEVQNKIREWLYKDDEGKGGLGDWDISRDAPYFGIEIPDAPGKYFYVWLDAPVGYLASLKNLLDKRCIELGGDGISYTEYMADPELEQVHFIGKDIITFHTLFWPAMLHFSGRKAPNAVYVHGHLTVSGEKMSKSRGTGIDPLKYLSIGLDPEWLRYYIAAKLNGRNEDIDFNPEDFVARVNSDLVGKYINIASRAAGFIGKRFGGKLGEVSADGDALLFTLRDAAQQIHSLYDGRDYARALREVMALADKVNEYVDQNKPWELAKKEGAEARLHDVCTVCIEAFRLLTLYLKPVLPALALNVEAFLKTSPLVWADATQSLPAGHAIGDYKHLMQRADPKQVDKLFDAPEAAAAPAVATQAQELPGGEAIAPTITIDDFAKIDLRIAKIVACEKVEGSTKLLRLTLDAGEGKTRNVFSGIASAYQPEQLVGKLTVLVANLAPRKMKFGVSEGMVLAASHGDEKAHPGIHVLEPWPGATPGMRVR, encoded by the coding sequence ATGTCCGCCCCGCGCAAGCTCTTCGTTACCACCGCCCTGCCGTACGCCAACGGCAAGTTCCATATCGGCCACATGATGGAATACATCCAGGCCGACATCTGGGTGCGGAACCAGCGAATGAACGGCGCCGACGTCAACTTCGTGTGCGCCGACGACGCCCACGGCGCGGCCATCACCATCGCGGCCGACAAGGCCGGCGTGACGCCGCAGGCCTTCGTGGCCGAGATCGCGGCCGGCCGCAAGCCCTACCTCGACGGCTATCACATCGCCTTCGACAACTGGCACTCGACCGACGCGCCCGAGAACCACCAGCTCGCGCAGGACATCTACCGCGACCTGCGGGCCAACGGCCTCATCGCCACCAAGAGCGTCGAGCAGTTCTACGACCCGCAAAAGGGCATGTTCCTGGCCGACCGCTTCATCAAGGGCGAGTGCCCCAACTGCCATTCGAAGGACCAGTACGGCGACAACTGCGAGGTGTGCGGCGCCGTGTACGCGCCCACCGAGCTGATCAACCCCTACTCGGCCCTGTCGGGCGCCAAGCCCGAGCTGCGCAGCTCCGAGCACTTCTTCTTCAAGCTGTCGGACCCGCGCTGCGAGGCCTACCTGAAGGAGTGGACCGCGGCCCCCGGCCACGTGCAGCCCGAGGTGCAGAACAAGATCCGCGAATGGCTCTACAAGGACGACGAAGGCAAGGGCGGCCTCGGCGACTGGGACATCAGCCGCGACGCGCCCTACTTCGGCATCGAGATCCCCGATGCGCCGGGCAAGTACTTCTACGTGTGGCTCGACGCGCCCGTGGGCTACCTGGCCTCGCTGAAGAACCTGCTGGACAAGCGCTGCATCGAGCTGGGCGGCGACGGCATCTCGTACACCGAGTACATGGCCGACCCCGAGCTGGAGCAGGTGCACTTCATCGGCAAGGACATCATCACCTTCCACACGCTGTTCTGGCCCGCGATGCTGCATTTCAGCGGCCGCAAGGCGCCCAACGCCGTGTACGTGCACGGCCACCTGACGGTGAGCGGCGAGAAGATGAGCAAGAGCCGCGGCACCGGCATCGACCCGCTCAAGTACCTGTCGATCGGGCTCGACCCCGAATGGCTGCGCTACTACATCGCCGCCAAGCTCAACGGCCGCAACGAAGACATCGACTTCAACCCCGAGGACTTCGTGGCGCGCGTCAACAGCGACCTCGTGGGCAAGTACATCAACATCGCGAGCCGCGCGGCGGGCTTCATCGGCAAGCGCTTCGGCGGCAAGCTGGGCGAGGTGTCGGCCGACGGCGACGCGCTGCTGTTCACGCTGCGCGACGCGGCGCAGCAGATCCACTCGCTGTACGACGGCCGCGACTACGCCCGCGCGCTGCGCGAGGTGATGGCGCTGGCCGACAAGGTGAACGAGTACGTCGACCAGAACAAGCCCTGGGAACTGGCCAAGAAGGAAGGCGCCGAGGCGCGCCTGCACGACGTGTGCACCGTGTGCATCGAGGCCTTCCGCCTGCTCACGCTGTACCTGAAGCCGGTGCTGCCGGCGCTGGCCCTGAACGTCGAGGCATTCCTGAAGACCTCGCCCCTGGTCTGGGCCGATGCGACGCAGTCGCTGCCCGCGGGCCACGCCATCGGCGACTACAAGCACCTGATGCAGCGCGCCGACCCCAAGCAGGTCGACAAGCTGTTCGACGCGCCTGAAGCCGCGGCGGCACCAGCCGTCGCGACGCAAGCCCAGGAGCTGCCCGGCGGCGAAGCCATCGCGCCCACCATCACCATCGACGACTTCGCGAAGATCGACCTGCGCATCGCGAAGATCGTGGCCTGCGAGAAGGTCGAAGGCTCGACCAAGCTGCTGCGCCTGACGCTCGACGCCGGCGAGGGCAAGACCCGGAACGTGTTCAGCGGCATTGCCTCGGCCTACCAGCCGGAGCAGCTCGTGGGCAAGCTCACGGTGCTGGTCGCCAACCTCGCGCCGCGCAAGATGAAGTTCGGCGTGAGCGAAGGCATGGTGCTGGCCGCGAGCCACGGCGACGAGAAGGCCCACCCCGGCATCCACGTGCTGGAACCGTGGCCGGGCGCGACGCCGGGCATGCGCGTGCGCTGA
- a CDS encoding enoyl-CoA hydratase-related protein codes for MHILLVASAFNSLTQRVLAELQDHGHTVGVELALGDDDALRAAVRRHAPGLIVAPMLTTAIPEDVWRAHTCLIVHPGPPGDRGPSSLDWTLQGGAESWGVTVLEAVAEMDAGDVWAWSPFKVPALAGKSDLYRGEVADAAVDAVMLAVERFASGRYKPQPQRAADLAAGWRPFMKQAQRRIDWRADSTASVLRQLRAADSQPGVLDELLGAQWYLHGGHPEDELRGAAGELIATRAGAICRATVDGAVWIPQLRPWRAPGSELPSYKLPAVEALGELLPFEVPEVPAPLQLPAGRRTWTDIRYSEHGGAGEVGVLNFSFPGGAMSTVQCRRLLEAYRFACTRPTSVLVLGGVRDFFSNGIHLNVIEAAESPAEESWANINAMNDLVHAVLATTDRLTVSALGGNAAAGGVMLALAADEVWCRDGVVLNPHYVLMGLHGSEYWTYTLPRRVGEAEAQRLTQSALPVSAKRAVALGMAERVLQAAPEELGAEVTRLATELAASPELPARIAKKKAARERDEAIKPLRQYRDEELAHMRRNFFDPAEPHAALRSAFVRKQKALHTPPHVARLGLAD; via the coding sequence ATGCACATCCTGCTTGTCGCAAGCGCGTTCAACAGCCTGACGCAACGGGTTCTTGCCGAACTCCAGGACCACGGCCACACCGTGGGCGTGGAACTGGCCCTCGGCGACGACGATGCCCTGCGCGCCGCCGTGCGACGCCACGCACCCGGGCTGATCGTGGCGCCGATGCTCACCACCGCGATTCCCGAGGACGTCTGGCGCGCCCACACCTGCCTGATCGTGCACCCCGGCCCGCCGGGCGACCGCGGCCCTTCGTCGCTCGACTGGACCCTGCAAGGCGGCGCCGAAAGCTGGGGCGTCACCGTGCTCGAAGCGGTGGCCGAAATGGACGCGGGCGATGTCTGGGCCTGGTCGCCCTTCAAGGTGCCGGCGCTCGCGGGCAAGAGCGACCTGTACCGGGGCGAAGTGGCCGATGCCGCCGTCGACGCGGTGATGCTCGCGGTGGAGCGCTTCGCCTCGGGCAGGTACAAGCCGCAGCCCCAGCGGGCCGCCGACCTGGCTGCCGGCTGGCGCCCGTTCATGAAGCAGGCGCAGCGGCGCATCGACTGGCGAGCGGATTCGACCGCGTCGGTGCTGCGCCAGTTGCGCGCCGCCGATTCCCAACCCGGCGTGCTCGACGAACTGCTGGGCGCGCAGTGGTACCTGCACGGCGGCCATCCAGAAGACGAGCTGCGCGGTGCCGCCGGAGAACTGATCGCCACCCGCGCCGGCGCCATCTGCCGCGCCACTGTCGACGGGGCGGTGTGGATCCCCCAACTGCGGCCCTGGCGCGCGCCCGGCTCGGAGCTGCCGAGCTACAAGCTGCCGGCGGTCGAAGCGCTGGGCGAGCTGCTGCCCTTCGAGGTGCCCGAAGTGCCGGCGCCGCTCCAGCTGCCGGCCGGCCGCCGCACCTGGACCGACATCCGCTACAGCGAACACGGCGGGGCCGGCGAGGTTGGCGTGCTGAACTTCTCTTTCCCCGGCGGCGCAATGAGCACCGTGCAATGCCGCCGCCTGCTGGAGGCCTATCGCTTCGCCTGCACGCGCCCGACTTCGGTGCTGGTGCTGGGCGGCGTGCGCGATTTCTTCTCGAACGGCATCCACCTCAACGTGATCGAGGCGGCCGAGAGTCCGGCCGAGGAGTCGTGGGCCAACATCAACGCGATGAACGACCTCGTCCACGCGGTGCTCGCCACCACAGACCGGCTGACCGTGTCGGCACTGGGCGGCAACGCTGCGGCCGGCGGCGTGATGCTCGCGCTGGCGGCGGACGAGGTGTGGTGCCGCGACGGCGTGGTGCTCAACCCGCACTACGTTCTGATGGGCCTCCACGGCTCCGAGTACTGGACCTACACCCTGCCACGCCGCGTGGGCGAGGCCGAGGCGCAGCGGCTCACACAGTCGGCGCTGCCGGTGAGCGCGAAGCGCGCCGTCGCGCTCGGCATGGCGGAGCGCGTGCTGCAGGCGGCACCCGAGGAGCTGGGAGCTGAAGTGACCCGGCTGGCGACGGAACTCGCCGCTTCGCCCGAGCTGCCCGCGCGCATCGCGAAGAAGAAGGCGGCGCGCGAACGGGACGAAGCAATCAAGCCGCTGCGGCAGTACCGCGACGAGGAACTGGCGCACATGCGCCGCAATTTCTTCGACCCGGCCGAGCCGCACGCCGCGCTGCGCTCGGCCTTCGTGCGCAAGCAGAAGGCGCTGCACACGCCGCCGCACGTGGCCCGGCTGGGCCTGGCGGACTGA